From a single Physeter macrocephalus isolate SW-GA unplaced genomic scaffold, ASM283717v5 random_505, whole genome shotgun sequence genomic region:
- the MRPL10 gene encoding large ribosomal subunit protein uL10m: MVARADGKSGWRSLASLLGDWTPDGSFGGAGSPVPGSAHSCCCSSRRLRPPLPAPGLPTILSSFRLARLPAVLPVAMAAAVAGMLRGGLLPQAGQLPTRQLVRYGSKAVTRHRRVMHFERQKLTAVTEYIPPKPAVNPRCLPSPPRPPQEETGLIRLLRQEITAVFRDNRMIAVCQNVALSAEDKLLMRHRLRKHKILMKVFPNQILKSFLEDSKYPNLLPLFVGHNLLLVSEEPKVKEMVRILKSVPFLPLLGGCIDDTILSRQGFINYSNLPSLALVQGELVGRLTFLTAQTHSLLQHQPLRLTALLDQYVRQQHEEDPVVPASGQPDPPDPVLDL; the protein is encoded by the exons ATGGTGGCGCGTGCGGATGGAAAGAGCGGTTGGAGGAGTCTAGCGTCGTTGCTAGGAGACTGGACGCCAGATGGGTCATTCGGGGGGGCGGGCTCGCCGGTGCCGGGCTCGGCGCATTCTTGTTGCTGCTCCAGCCGGCGGCTCCGCCCTCCGCTTCCGGCCCCGGGACTACCCACAATCCTTAGCTCCTTCCGTCTCGCTAGGCTCCCGGCCGTTCTTCCGGTGGCGATGGCTGCGGCCGTGGCTGGGATGCTGCGAGGGGGTCTCCTGCCCCAGGCGG GCCAGCTGCCCACCCGCCAGCTTGTCCGCTATGGCTCCAAGGCTGTTACCCGTCACCGTCGTGTGATGCACTTTGAACGGCAGAAGCTGACGGCTGTGACTGAGTATATCCCCCCAAAACCTGCTGTCAACCCCAGATGCTTGCCGTCTCCTCCCAGGCCCCCCCAGGAG GAGACAGGCCTCATCCGGCTCCTCCGTCAGGAGATAACAGCAGTTTTCCGAGACAACCGAATGATAGCTGTCTGCCAGAATGTGGCTCTGAGCGCGGAGGACAAGCTTCTCATGCGGCACCGGCTACGGAAGCACAAGATCCTGATGAAGGTCTTCCCCAACCAG ATCCTAAAGTCCTTCCTGGAAGATTCCAAGTACCCAAATTTGCTGCCCCTTTTTGTGGGGCACAACCTGCTGCTGGTCAGTGAAGAGCCCAAGGTCAAGGAGATGGTGCGAATCTTGAAGAGTGTGCCTTTCCTGCCACTGTTGG GTGGCTGCATTGATGACACCATCCTCAGCAGGCAGGGCTTCATCAACTACTCCAAtctccccagcctggccctggTGCAGGGGGAGCTGGTAGGAAGACTTACCTTCCTCACGGCCCAGACCCACTCCCTGCTTCAGCACCAGCCCCTCCGGCTGACTGCCCTGCTGGATCAGTACGTCAGACAGCAACACGAGGAGGACCCTGTCGTGCCAGCCAGTGGGCAGCCGGATCCTCCCGACCCTGTTCTGGACTTGTAG
- the LRRC46 gene encoding leucine-rich repeat-containing protein 46, whose amino-acid sequence MFHTLAELQTVRLDREGITTIRNLEGLQNLHSLYLQGNKIERIENLACVPSLRFLSLAGNQIRQVENLRDLPHLQFLDLSENLIEILKLDEFPESLLILNLTGNSCTNQDGYRKLVTEALPLLLDLDRQPVAERWISDEDKTSSDEDEEFPELRGPFCSERGDPAFQGLQPPQSTPLPALWDLGEAKTAVVSGEVVPGPDQPGHAAFLKELEQEVSRHRGHRQHTALLEHLLRVEMRPALTDLPLLPGAPMAGDSSPSVTPRQGKETSPEPISLPQASSATKKPCLLASRSQQSTVQAGKGARAATATKASPAGAPSTTKTVTKRIKK is encoded by the exons AT GTTCCACACGCTTGCTGAACTGCAGACTGTCCGCCTGGACCGGGAGGGAATTACCACTATCAGGAACCTAGAGGGCCTCCAGAATCTTCACAGCCTCTACCTGCAAGGG AATAAGATTGAGCGAATTGAGAACCTGGCCTGCGTCCCCTCCTTACG CTTCCTGTCTCTGGCAGGAAACCAAATCAGGCAGGTGGAAAACCTCCGCGACCTTCCACACCTCCAGTTTCTGGACCTTTCTGAGAACCTGATAGAAATACTGAAGCTGG ATGAATTCCCCGAGAGCCTTCTCATCCTCAACCTGACTGGAAACAGCTGCACCAACCAGGATGGCTACAG GAAGCTGGTGACAGAAGCCCTGCCACTGCTCCTGGACCTAGACAGGCAGCCTGTGGCAGAGCGCTGGATCTCGGACGAGGATAAAACCTCAAGCGATGAGGACGAGGAGTTCCCAGAGCTGAGAGGCCCGTTCTGCTCAGAGCGAGGTGACCCTGCTTTCCAAGGCTTGCAGCCTCCCCAGAGCACACCCCTGCCTGCCCTGTGGGATCTGGGAGAAGCTAAGACAGCGGTGGTGTCTGGGGAGGTGGTCCCAGGGCCAGACCAGCCTGGGCATGCAG CCTTCCTCAAGGAGCtggagcaggaggtgagcaggcACCGGGGGCACAGGCAGCACACAGCCCTGCTGGAGCACCTGCTGAGGGTGGAGATGCGGCCCGCCCTCACCGACCTCCCACTGCTGCCGGGGGCGCCCATGGCCGGGGACAGCAGCCCTTCCGTCACTCCCAGGCAAGGGAAGGAGACATCCCCGGAGCCCATCTCCTTGCCACAAGCCTCCTCTGCCACCAAGAAACCATGCCTTCTGGCTTCCAGGAGCCAGCAAAGCACTGTTCAGGCAGGAAAGGGGGCCAGAGCGGCCACAGCCACCAAGGCCTCGCCGGCTGGGGCCCCCAGCACAACCAAAACTGTGACCAAAAGAATCAAGAAGTGA
- the SCRN2 gene encoding secernin-2, whose product MERWHERDTLISTSPQMASWSPDTPRSCDCFVSVPPASAIPAVIFAKNSDRPREEVQEVVFVPAGTHVPGSRLQCTYIEVEQVSKTHAAILSRPSWLWGAEMGANEHGVCIGNEAVWTKEPVGTGEALLGMDLLRLALERGSSAQEALHVITGLLERYGQGGSCREDPMPFCYHNTFLLADRTEAWVLETAGRLWAAQRIQEGAHNISNQLSIGTDISAEHPELRPHARAQGWWGGQGAFDFAQIFSLTQQPVRMEAAKARFRAGRELLQQRQGGITAEVMMGILRSKESGICMDSGGFRTTASMVSVLPQDPTQPCVHFLTATPDPSRSVFKPFIFGVGAAQVPQVLSPTFGAQDPVRSLPRFQTQVDRRHALYRGHQVALGLMESEQDRGQQLRQKQRDLEQEGLEAVRALLAREWAPPPQELGCLFQAFVEKESRAYA is encoded by the exons ATGGAGAGGTGGCACGAGAGGGACACACTCATCTCCACCTCTCCCCAGATGGCATCGTGGAGCCCTGACACCCCACGTTCCTGCGACTGCTTTGTTTCGGTGCCCCCGGCCTCGGCCATCCCAGCTGTGATCTTTGCCAAGAACTCTGACCGGCCCCGGGAAGAGGTGCAGGAGGTGGTGTTTGTACCGGCAGGCACTCACGTCCCTGGGAGCCGGCTCCAG TGCACCTACATTGAGGTGGAACAGGTGTCAAAGACCCATGCTGCGATCCTGAGCCGCCCTTCTTGGCTGTGGGGGGCTGAGATGGGCGCCAATGAGCATGGTGTCTGCATTGGCAACGAGGCGGTGTGGACCAAGGAGCCAGTTGGGACAGGGGAAGCCCTGCTGGGCATGGATTTACTCAG GCTGGCTTTAGAACGGGGCAGCTCAGCCCAGGAGGCCTTGCACGTGATCACAGGCTTGCTGGAGCGCTACGGGCAGGGGGGCAGCTGCCGGGAGGACCCCATGCCATTCTGCTACCACAACACCTTCCTGCTGGCCGACCGGACTGAGGCATGGGTGCTGGAGACGGCGGGGAGGCTGTGGGCTGCGCAGAGGATCCAGG AGGGGGCCCACAACATCTCCAACCAGCTGAGCATCGGCACAGACATCTCAGCAGAACACCCTGAGCTCCGGCCCCACGCCCGGGCCCAGGgctggtggggtgggcagggtgcctttgactttgcccagatcttCTCCCTGACCCAGCAGCCTGTGCGCATGGAGGCTGCCAAGGCCCGCTTCCGGGCCGGGCGGGAGCTGCTGCAGCAACGGCAAG GGGGCATCACGGCAGAGGTGATGATGGGCATCCTCAGGAGCAAGGAGAGTGGCATCTGTATGGACTCTGGAGGCTTCCGCACCACGGCCAGCATGGTGTCCGTGCTGCCCCAGGACCCCACACAGCCCTGCGTCCACTTCCTCACTGCCACACCAGACCCGTCCCG GTCAGTGTTCAAACCTTTCATCTTCGGTGTGGGAGCGGCCCAGGTCCCCCAGGTGCTGTCCCCCACTTTTGGAGCACAGGACCCTGTTCGGAGCCTGCCTCGATTCCAGACTCAGGTGGATCGCCGGCACGCCCTCTATCGCGGACACCAGGTGGCCCTGGGGCTGATGGAGAGTGAGCAG GATCGGGGGCAGCAGCTCCGGCAGAAGCAGCGGGACCTGGAGCAGGAAGGCCTGGAGGCTGTGCGGGCGCTGCTGGCCAGGGAGTGGGCCCCACCCCCCCAGGAGCTGGGCTGCCTCTTCCAGGCCTTTGTGGAGAAGGAGAGCCGGGCATATGCCTGA